The Sulfurimonas sp. genome has a window encoding:
- the bamD gene encoding outer membrane protein assembly factor BamD: MSVIFLLDKITLYLKSGIYFMKLKSYLAASLLLLPMLFIGCSKDVEEYNKPAVYWYSKIVDNVASGNLEKADNYYSSLQGEHIGSPLLPEATIILAIAHMQHEEYLLSEHFLDEYIKRYATPNEKEEAEFLKIKAKYMALPNPRRDQALIDEAIVGGEAFKVNYPSSMYFEVVDTMLIRLYLAQFALNESIADLYDRLDKPRSANYYKTVNPQPWIVSKEIDRAVAPWYRAWFEGDGTSSWYAFMIPDTKSVVSRNSVKEDEVVGDKNETK; encoded by the coding sequence ATGAGCGTTATATTTCTTTTGGATAAAATAACACTTTATCTAAAATCAGGAATTTATTTTATGAAATTAAAGAGCTATTTAGCAGCAAGCTTGCTGCTGCTTCCAATGTTATTTATAGGTTGTTCAAAAGATGTTGAAGAGTATAACAAGCCGGCTGTTTACTGGTACTCTAAAATAGTTGATAATGTAGCTAGCGGAAATTTGGAAAAAGCAGATAACTACTACAGCTCACTTCAAGGAGAGCATATCGGTTCGCCTCTGCTCCCGGAAGCTACCATAATTTTGGCAATTGCACATATGCAGCATGAAGAGTATCTCTTAAGTGAGCATTTTTTGGATGAGTATATAAAGAGATACGCAACACCAAACGAAAAAGAGGAAGCGGAGTTTTTAAAAATAAAAGCAAAATATATGGCGCTTCCAAATCCTAGACGCGATCAAGCTTTGATTGACGAAGCGATAGTCGGAGGCGAGGCGTTTAAGGTAAATTATCCAAGTTCTATGTATTTTGAAGTTGTAGACACAATGCTTATTCGCCTCTATCTTGCACAATTTGCGCTTAATGAGAGTATCGCCGATTTGTATGACAGGCTAGATAAACCAAGGAGTGCCAATTACTATAAAACCGTAAATCCTCAGCCTTGGATTGTCTCAAAAGAGATAGATAGAGCAGTTGCTCCGTGGTATCGCGCGTGGTTTGAGGGAGACGGTACTTCAAGTTGGTATGCGTTTATGATACCCGATACGAAAAGCGTTGTTTCGAGAAACTCTGTAAAAGAGGATGAGGTTGTGGGAGATAAGAATGAAACTAAGTGA
- a CDS encoding DUF86 domain-containing protein: MTFHDYLDRTKVVAIEERTILDTLYQYFKQNGTLDEMQTRAAERSLQIMIENLIGRCKKVLQHYNSPIIPLSGYDSAEILKNVGFYEDEEFVQIRRFFGFRNAIVHDYMDLDRNVVLNIVGNQGYLLLESFLVRPFQENSVIRKRIENYAF, from the coding sequence ATGACATTTCACGACTACTTGGATAGAACCAAAGTTGTAGCGATTGAAGAGAGAACCATTTTAGATACGCTGTATCAGTACTTCAAGCAAAATGGAACTTTAGACGAGATGCAGACTAGAGCAGCTGAGAGGAGTTTACAGATTATGATAGAAAATCTGATTGGCAGATGCAAAAAAGTGTTGCAACATTATAACTCTCCGATTATTCCGCTAAGCGGATATGATAGTGCCGAGATACTTAAGAATGTAGGTTTTTATGAAGATGAGGAATTTGTGCAAATCCGCCGTTTTTTCGGCTTTCGAAATGCAATAGTGCATGATTATATGGATTTGGATCGGAATGTTGTGTTAAATATTGTCGGAAATCAAGGCTACCTTTTGCTGGAGAGTTTTTTGGTTCGCCCATTTCAGGAAAACAGTGTAATCCGTAAACGGATTGAGAATTATGCGTTTTAA
- a CDS encoding response regulator: protein MSKKLIVLAVDDDMINLKLLKSMLMKNENVQEVLEAKNGADAIAQIKSRADINLILLDIIMPVMNGLEMLEIVRADDSMDQIPVIVLTTDETKKSQALELGANGFLMKPIRNSDLTQKIDSLMFQ, encoded by the coding sequence ATGTCAAAAAAATTAATAGTTCTAGCAGTAGATGACGATATGATAAATCTTAAACTCTTAAAATCTATGTTAATGAAAAACGAGAATGTCCAAGAGGTTTTAGAAGCGAAAAACGGTGCCGATGCGATTGCCCAAATAAAATCAAGAGCTGATATTAATCTTATCCTTTTGGATATCATTATGCCGGTAATGAACGGTCTTGAAATGCTCGAGATTGTTCGTGCCGATGATAGTATGGATCAGATTCCCGTTATTGTTTTAACGACTGATGAGACCAAAAAAAGCCAAGCTCTTGAGCTAGGCGCTAACGGTTTTTTAATGAAACCAATAAGAAACAGTGATTTGACACAAAAAATAGATTCACTTATGTTTCAATAG
- a CDS encoding Hpt domain-containing protein, giving the protein MLIYNHKKEFLGIDEDDLKTLGLSNLVDLYTEAAEFADLFVKTPGFIHNFKHVHWIDYITCNESGAEAKAIIYVKGKSYTTGIEIKTIYLIDNPSQKAYIVNLANIKSLSDEQSEKISADIINKPTPKTVSPSTKLAEPAPAYDRLSPNIIKDIYEDTTFDVEKKSKQQDIIAKPVFEKVEEPKAAPIVKIEKISEEKTEEAPFSSYVYDPRVASQDLGLPIDLVEEFIQDFIAQANSFKEKLYEYAINGNLSSLKSQSHKLKGVAANLRVEDALDALSIINTSNDNNEIKANLDRLYRIIDKLSRKDVVAAEPVIAKKEAQKSEDEFVLSFKKDKLAQDMPIMKIDDSEVPDTIEIPELADDEFLKQKITLNEASINDEDLSVLDSPVDDIKENAEEIIVEKIPDVVMNYNKKQIAHDIGLDIDSFNELFEDYLNEANDLAKSMNTAIEKNDLKECKDIAIKLKGMSENMRIHDFDDALEAIINSTNTTDADSFVKNITLKLNLISKAEDK; this is encoded by the coding sequence ATGTTAATTTATAATCATAAAAAAGAGTTTTTAGGAATTGACGAAGACGATTTAAAAACTCTCGGTCTCTCAAACCTTGTAGATCTCTACACGGAAGCGGCGGAGTTTGCAGATTTATTTGTAAAAACACCCGGTTTTATTCATAATTTTAAACATGTACATTGGATTGATTATATAACTTGTAACGAAAGCGGCGCGGAAGCAAAAGCTATTATATATGTTAAAGGAAAAAGTTATACGACAGGCATAGAGATTAAAACAATATATTTAATTGACAATCCATCGCAAAAAGCATATATAGTCAACCTCGCAAACATCAAATCTCTATCAGATGAGCAGAGTGAAAAAATTTCTGCAGATATTATCAACAAGCCTACGCCAAAAACAGTATCACCGTCAACCAAGCTAGCTGAGCCTGCTCCTGCTTACGATAGACTAAGTCCGAACATAATCAAAGATATTTATGAAGATACGACTTTTGATGTTGAAAAAAAGAGCAAGCAGCAAGATATTATAGCCAAGCCGGTATTTGAAAAAGTCGAAGAACCAAAAGCTGCACCGATAGTGAAAATAGAAAAGATTAGTGAAGAGAAAACAGAAGAAGCTCCTTTTTCAAGTTATGTATATGATCCGCGTGTAGCATCGCAAGATCTCGGTCTGCCTATCGATCTTGTAGAAGAGTTTATACAAGATTTTATCGCTCAGGCAAACAGTTTCAAAGAGAAGCTCTACGAATATGCGATAAACGGCAATTTAAGCAGTTTAAAATCGCAATCGCATAAACTAAAAGGCGTTGCCGCAAACTTAAGGGTAGAAGATGCCTTGGATGCATTATCGATAATCAATACATCAAATGATAATAACGAAATAAAAGCTAATCTAGACAGACTATACAGAATAATCGACAAGCTATCCAGAAAAGATGTTGTAGCAGCAGAACCGGTTATTGCTAAAAAAGAGGCGCAAAAGAGTGAAGACGAGTTTGTCTTATCTTTCAAAAAAGACAAACTTGCTCAAGATATGCCGATTATGAAAATTGACGATTCAGAAGTTCCCGATACTATAGAGATTCCTGAACTCGCAGATGATGAATTTTTAAAACAAAAAATCACTCTAAACGAAGCTAGTATCAACGATGAAGATTTATCCGTACTAGATAGTCCGGTTGACGATATTAAAGAAAACGCCGAAGAGATTATCGTAGAAAAAATTCCTGATGTTGTTATGAATTACAACAAAAAACAGATAGCTCATGATATCGGATTAGATATAGATAGCTTCAATGAACTCTTTGAAGATTACTTAAATGAGGCAAACGATCTCGCTAAATCAATGAATACAGCTATTGAAAAAAATGATTTAAAAGAGTGCAAAGATATTGCCATAAAACTAAAAGGAATGAGTGAAAATATGAGAATTCATGATTTTGACGATGCACTAGAAGCTATTATTAACTCAACAAATACGACTGACGCCGATAGTTTTGTTAAAAATATAACTTTAAAACTAAATCTAATCTCCAAAGCAGAGGATAAATAA
- the fliW gene encoding flagellar assembly protein FliW: protein MKFDVCVPILGFEDVKEVILEKIDDIFMKMQSVTDKHISFTLINPFVLREYDFEVPDNIQNLLEIDKNSNLIILNIILIQTPIENSIVNFAAPVLFNTDNHKAAQIILNDSRQYGVAEKISTFLKK, encoded by the coding sequence ATGAAATTTGATGTTTGCGTACCTATTTTAGGCTTTGAAGATGTAAAAGAAGTAATATTGGAGAAAATTGACGATATTTTTATGAAAATGCAATCCGTAACCGATAAACATATTTCATTTACTCTGATAAACCCTTTTGTTTTAAGAGAGTATGATTTTGAAGTTCCGGATAATATACAAAATCTATTAGAGATAGACAAAAACTCAAATTTAATTATCTTAAATATCATACTTATCCAAACTCCTATAGAAAATTCGATAGTAAATTTTGCCGCTCCAGTGCTTTTTAACACCGACAACCACAAAGCCGCTCAAATAATTTTAAATGATTCTAGGCAGTACGGCGTTGCCGAGAAAATTTCTACTTTTTTGAAAAAGTAG
- a CDS encoding nitrate- and nitrite sensing domain-containing protein, giving the protein MQLSLKNRLRLIGLLPIIILFTMTSYYVYSSFMAYKAAQGLQDKLELNTYLNDIVTNIARERGMSAMYLGSEAAANTLKSLHEQRKVVDEKVLKYIEHAQRKKTLDINPEHKSTLEANVNDVTSSIAKIKATRALIDEKKITFDEIFSTVYNPIQAKLIKQLTQVTDSQVDKEISELYSLYISIVNAKEFSGIERAYMSYNISHSTKLTEEDLSRWITIIGKADSVNYDSIQNKELLKKLDAILKTEEYIGLLQDINSERTAIMSTSASGAYTTSSGIWFAMITEKINIISEAENLLLKTMNGKAQNVQTNSLQVLIITFAVWLISIILAFLGYVLSTETATNIKHLENVLKKVAKDYDSQGRKIDLQTSQGTDLAYELLEQIIEQTKKDKITAQEASEAKSMFLANMSHEIRTPLNGIVGFTELLKDSGLKEEQSEFVDIIEKSSENLLEIINNILDLSKIESNKLEIEHIAFNPILEFESAVEVYAVRASEKHINLGCFIDPQLEFPLKGDPTKLKEVIINLLSNAVKFTNNAGSINVNIRKIKNDEVGKTRVKFEIQDSGIGVTSEQKSKIFEAFSQADTSITRKYGGTGLGLTISSNFVELMGGKLDLESQVGEGTTFFFTLDFENLETLSEGSKNSFSNLNALILSDMVKIKKQDKYLREYLDYFGVGYSAFKSISKIELLQKDTQYDIIFVDYDYVSDEELSEITKLSQEVIVLTKSNLIKKIESLGLDIFKVLYEPLHCSKIKQTLENYSILHAAAQIVKKQSRKKFDLNRSKFVANVLVAEDNIINQKLIKRTLEDLGLTVTLANNGLDAFQKRKDQTFDMIFMDIQMPFLDGVEATAEILEWEEDYNKPHIPIVALTANALKGDRERFLAAGLDEYTTKPLVRSEIIAVLNQFLADHIVEMDDAPEVFQEALVEKLDESIKKEKLPEYRADILIAKKSAFETKLYTKIIEGIDGLTYEVASSLIDFQELIDNYSYKVVLFDKEYSNLDVAQIASCIRKLSASNGLSSHVVLIDDSMQKDSFKYAESVDEIIDNKVNKDLLKSLFTKYA; this is encoded by the coding sequence ATGCAACTTAGTTTAAAAAACAGATTAAGACTAATCGGTCTCTTACCGATTATCATACTCTTTACTATGACGAGCTATTATGTTTATAGCTCATTTATGGCGTATAAAGCGGCACAAGGGCTACAAGACAAATTGGAGCTAAACACATACTTAAACGATATAGTAACAAATATCGCGAGAGAACGCGGTATGAGTGCGATGTATCTCGGAAGCGAGGCAGCTGCCAATACTCTAAAATCGTTGCATGAGCAAAGAAAAGTCGTTGATGAAAAAGTTTTAAAATATATAGAGCATGCTCAAAGAAAAAAAACGCTAGATATCAATCCTGAACACAAAAGTACATTAGAAGCAAATGTCAATGATGTTACTTCTTCTATAGCAAAAATCAAAGCAACAAGAGCGCTCATTGATGAAAAAAAGATTACATTTGACGAAATATTTTCAACCGTATATAACCCGATACAAGCAAAACTTATTAAGCAGCTTACACAAGTTACGGATAGTCAGGTAGACAAAGAGATAAGCGAATTGTATTCGTTATACATCTCCATAGTTAACGCTAAAGAATTCTCGGGTATTGAGAGAGCGTATATGTCTTATAACATTTCTCACTCGACAAAACTGACGGAAGAAGATTTAAGCAGATGGATTACTATTATCGGTAAAGCCGATTCGGTCAATTACGATAGCATCCAAAATAAAGAGTTGCTAAAAAAACTAGACGCTATCCTTAAAACGGAAGAATATATCGGTCTGCTACAAGATATCAATAGTGAAAGAACAGCTATTATGTCTACTTCCGCAAGCGGCGCATACACTACATCATCAGGTATATGGTTTGCTATGATAACCGAGAAGATTAACATAATCTCGGAAGCAGAGAATCTGCTTTTAAAAACCATGAACGGCAAAGCTCAGAATGTACAAACAAATTCTCTGCAAGTACTAATAATCACATTTGCGGTATGGCTTATCTCTATTATCCTTGCGTTCCTCGGTTATGTGTTATCGACTGAAACCGCTACCAACATTAAACACCTTGAAAATGTCCTAAAAAAAGTTGCAAAAGATTATGATTCACAAGGTAGAAAAATCGACTTACAAACATCCCAAGGTACCGACTTAGCGTATGAGCTTCTTGAACAGATTATCGAACAGACGAAGAAAGATAAAATTACCGCACAAGAGGCGAGTGAAGCAAAATCTATGTTCTTGGCAAATATGTCACACGAGATTCGTACACCTCTTAACGGTATCGTCGGTTTTACCGAGCTTCTGAAAGATTCGGGCTTAAAAGAAGAGCAGAGTGAATTTGTCGATATTATCGAAAAAAGTTCAGAAAACCTTCTTGAAATTATCAATAATATTCTTGACCTTTCTAAAATTGAAAGCAATAAACTTGAGATTGAACATATTGCATTTAACCCTATATTAGAGTTTGAAAGCGCAGTTGAAGTTTATGCAGTTCGTGCAAGCGAGAAACATATCAATCTCGGTTGTTTTATTGATCCGCAACTTGAGTTCCCGCTTAAAGGTGACCCTACAAAACTTAAAGAGGTTATTATCAACCTTCTTTCAAATGCCGTTAAATTTACCAACAATGCCGGTTCAATCAATGTAAATATTAGAAAAATCAAAAATGACGAAGTCGGTAAAACAAGAGTTAAATTTGAAATTCAAGATAGCGGTATAGGTGTTACAAGCGAGCAAAAATCTAAAATCTTTGAAGCATTCAGCCAAGCCGATACATCAATTACGCGTAAATACGGCGGTACGGGACTCGGACTTACAATTTCAAGCAATTTTGTTGAGCTAATGGGCGGCAAACTTGATTTAGAAAGCCAAGTCGGAGAGGGAACGACTTTCTTCTTCACTCTTGATTTTGAAAATCTTGAAACTCTCAGCGAAGGCTCTAAAAACAGTTTTAGCAACCTAAACGCACTTATCTTAAGCGATATGGTAAAGATAAAAAAACAAGACAAGTACCTAAGAGAGTATCTTGACTACTTTGGAGTTGGCTATAGCGCATTTAAAAGCATAAGCAAAATAGAATTGCTTCAAAAAGATACGCAGTACGATATTATTTTTGTCGATTATGACTATGTAAGCGATGAAGAGCTATCCGAGATAACTAAACTTTCACAAGAAGTCATAGTTTTAACAAAATCTAATCTAATTAAAAAAATAGAATCATTAGGTTTGGATATATTTAAAGTTCTTTATGAGCCGCTGCACTGTTCAAAAATAAAGCAGACATTAGAGAATTACAGTATATTGCATGCTGCCGCACAGATTGTTAAAAAACAGTCTCGCAAAAAATTTGATTTAAACAGATCTAAATTTGTTGCAAATGTTTTAGTTGCCGAAGACAATATCATAAATCAAAAGCTTATTAAACGAACACTTGAAGATTTGGGTCTAACCGTAACGCTGGCAAACAACGGTCTTGATGCATTTCAAAAAAGAAAAGATCAAACCTTTGATATGATTTTTATGGATATTCAAATGCCGTTTTTAGACGGTGTTGAAGCAACGGCAGAAATTTTAGAGTGGGAAGAGGATTACAATAAACCTCACATACCGATTGTAGCGCTAACGGCTAATGCCCTCAAAGGAGACAGAGAAAGATTCTTGGCTGCCGGTCTTGACGAGTATACGACCAAACCTCTGGTTCGTTCGGAAATTATCGCGGTTTTAAATCAGTTTTTAGCCGATCATATAGTTGAAATGGATGATGCTCCGGAAGTTTTTCAAGAAGCTCTTGTAGAAAAACTTGATGAATCCATAAAAAAAGAGAAACTGCCTGAATATAGAGCGGATATACTTATAGCCAAAAAAAGTGCTTTTGAAACAAAACTCTATACAAAAATTATAGAGGGAATTGATGGCTTAACCTATGAAGTTGCATCTTCGCTGATAGATTTTCAAGAGCTGATAGATAACTACTCATACAAAGTCGTACTCTTTGATAAAGAGTATAGTAATTTAGATGTAGCCCAAATAGCCTCGTGTATTAGAAAACTAAGTGCTTCAAACGGACTTAGCTCTCATGTGGTGTTAATAGATGACTCTATGCAAAAAGATAGTTTTAAATATGCAGAGTCCGTAGATGAAATCATCGACAATAAAGTAAATAAAGATTTATTAAAATCTCTATTTACCAAATATGCTTAA
- the lon gene encoding endopeptidase La — MKLSDYSEFPANIPVIVEDELFLYPFMIAPLFLSDESNIKAASKAIEESSLVIICPTKPSHEGERGFESLYNAGVVGSIMRKVSLPDGRVKVLFQGLARAKVISKVSDSPLVAHVDVINATNVSSLKIDAILEILREKVRTLAGVSNYFPPDLLRTIEENHDYNRIIDLICSTVKLKKEQAYKLFVESNTEKRFLDLIEYLIDEIEANKLQKEIRSKVHTHIEKINKEYFLKEQLKQIQKELGSDTSREEEIEEYRKKLETKKEKMSTEAYKEIHKQIERLSRMHPDSSDASMTQTYLDWALEIPFGQESKKELKISEVENQLDKDHFSLEKPKERIAEFFAVKELMELRGVKDSSGAIICFFGPPGVGKTSLANSIAEALKRPLIRIALGGLEDVNELRGHRRTYVGAMPGRIVQGLIDAKKMNPVVVLDEIDKVAKTGRGDPTAALLEVLDPEQNKEFRDYYLNFNIDLSKVIFIATANDVGKISAPLRDRMEFISISSYTPQEKFEIASRYLIPQELKKHGLKKSELSISKPALKELIHSYTREAGVRNLRRRIADMSRKVAREILEHPEITKVSLTLKNLKDYFDKTVFEIEKTTKVPVLGVVNGLAWTAVGGDVLKIESIRIKGKGTMQLTGSLGDVMKESAHIAYSVVKTLIDTKRLQIEDSNIPLSVKEMEDGIKIDPSEVYKRYDLHLHIPDGATPKDGPSAGIAMVSVISSILSSRKIRSEIAMTGEVSLSGDVLPIGGLREKLIAAHKADMSKVLIPLKNYERDLDEIPNEVKESLEIVPVSRIEEVLELILV; from the coding sequence ATGAAACTAAGTGATTATAGTGAATTTCCGGCTAATATTCCCGTTATCGTTGAGGATGAGCTTTTTTTATACCCGTTTATGATTGCACCGCTTTTTTTAAGCGATGAGAGTAATATAAAAGCTGCCTCAAAAGCCATAGAAGAGAGCTCTTTGGTAATAATCTGTCCTACAAAGCCTTCTCATGAGGGTGAAAGAGGGTTTGAGTCGCTTTATAACGCAGGCGTAGTAGGTTCTATTATGCGAAAAGTTTCGCTTCCTGACGGCAGAGTTAAAGTTCTTTTTCAGGGTCTTGCCCGTGCTAAAGTAATTTCTAAAGTTTCGGATAGCCCTCTTGTCGCACATGTAGATGTTATAAATGCAACAAATGTAAGCTCTTTAAAAATTGATGCGATATTAGAGATACTTCGTGAAAAAGTTAGAACTCTTGCCGGTGTGAGCAACTATTTTCCTCCGGATTTACTAAGAACCATAGAGGAAAATCACGATTATAACCGTATTATTGATTTGATCTGCTCCACCGTAAAGCTAAAAAAAGAGCAGGCTTATAAACTCTTTGTCGAATCAAATACCGAGAAGAGATTTTTAGATTTGATCGAGTATCTTATTGATGAGATAGAAGCGAATAAGCTTCAAAAAGAGATTCGTTCAAAAGTGCACACTCATATAGAAAAAATAAATAAAGAGTATTTTTTAAAAGAGCAGTTAAAGCAGATTCAAAAAGAGCTTGGAAGCGACACCTCAAGAGAAGAAGAGATAGAGGAGTACCGTAAAAAGCTTGAAACAAAAAAAGAAAAAATGAGCACGGAGGCTTATAAAGAGATACATAAGCAGATAGAGAGACTATCTCGTATGCATCCCGACTCTTCGGATGCATCGATGACTCAAACATATTTGGATTGGGCTTTGGAGATTCCTTTTGGGCAGGAGAGTAAAAAAGAGCTTAAAATCAGCGAAGTAGAAAATCAGTTAGATAAAGATCACTTCTCCCTTGAAAAGCCAAAAGAGAGAATTGCCGAATTTTTTGCAGTCAAAGAGCTGATGGAACTAAGAGGCGTAAAAGATAGTTCCGGTGCAATCATCTGCTTTTTCGGACCTCCCGGTGTCGGTAAAACATCACTGGCAAACTCGATAGCCGAAGCGCTTAAACGACCGCTTATTAGGATAGCATTAGGCGGACTTGAAGATGTAAACGAGCTAAGAGGGCATAGAAGGACTTATGTCGGTGCAATGCCCGGGCGAATAGTGCAGGGTCTAATCGATGCTAAAAAAATGAATCCCGTAGTAGTTTTAGATGAGATTGACAAAGTAGCTAAAACAGGCAGAGGAGATCCGACCGCAGCACTGCTTGAGGTACTTGATCCCGAGCAAAATAAGGAGTTTAGAGACTACTATCTTAACTTCAATATTGATTTATCCAAAGTTATATTTATAGCAACGGCAAACGATGTCGGCAAAATCTCGGCGCCGCTTCGCGATAGAATGGAGTTTATCTCTATTAGTTCATATACACCTCAAGAGAAGTTTGAGATTGCTTCAAGATATCTTATTCCTCAAGAGCTAAAAAAACACGGATTGAAAAAATCAGAGCTGAGTATCTCAAAACCGGCTTTAAAAGAGTTGATACACAGCTATACCCGTGAAGCGGGTGTGCGCAATCTCCGTCGCCGCATTGCGGATATGTCAAGAAAAGTTGCCCGTGAAATTTTAGAACACCCTGAGATTACAAAAGTCTCATTGACTCTGAAAAATCTTAAAGACTATTTCGATAAAACTGTATTTGAGATAGAAAAAACAACAAAAGTTCCTGTCTTGGGAGTTGTCAACGGTCTAGCATGGACGGCGGTCGGCGGAGATGTTCTAAAGATAGAGAGCATCCGCATTAAAGGCAAAGGAACAATGCAGTTAACAGGCAGTCTCGGCGATGTTATGAAAGAGTCGGCACATATCGCTTATAGCGTTGTAAAAACTCTAATAGACACCAAACGACTCCAAATTGAGGATAGCAATATTCCGCTCTCTGTAAAAGAGATGGAGGATGGTATAAAAATTGACCCGAGTGAAGTTTATAAACGATATGATTTACATCTGCATATTCCTGACGGTGCAACTCCAAAAGATGGACCGAGTGCCGGCATAGCGATGGTAAGCGTTATATCTTCAATACTTAGTTCTAGAAAAATCCGCTCTGAAATTGCAATGACGGGAGAAGTTTCTCTAAGCGGCGATGTACTGCCGATAGGCGGGCTTAGAGAAAAGCTGATTGCAGCACATAAAGCCGATATGAGTAAAGTGCTTATTCCGCTAAAAAATTACGAGAGAGATTTAGACGAAATTCCTAACGAGGTAAAAGAGTCTTTAGAGATTGTTCCGGTAAGCAGAATAGAAGAGGTATTGGAGCTTATTTTAGTTTAG
- a CDS encoding PAS domain-containing protein, translating into MNKIVPKNEEYIFEGKVAISQTNLKGDITFVNRKFCEISGYTVNELVNSNHDIIKHPDIHETTFEKMWKALNSGQVWNGMLKNLRKDGRYYWVDIEIAPIFDKQERITGFISVSKPSARKNIEDSEKQLHQADSTK; encoded by the coding sequence ATGAACAAAATCGTACCAAAAAATGAAGAGTATATTTTTGAAGGCAAAGTGGCTATCAGCCAGACGAATTTAAAAGGTGATATAACTTTCGTTAATAGAAAATTTTGTGAGATATCCGGTTATACCGTTAATGAGCTAGTCAACAGCAATCATGATATAATAAAACACCCTGATATTCATGAAACAACATTTGAAAAGATGTGGAAAGCTTTAAACAGCGGTCAAGTATGGAACGGTATGTTAAAAAATCTTCGCAAGGACGGTCGTTACTATTGGGTGGACATTGAAATCGCTCCAATTTTTGACAAACAAGAACGAATAACGGGATTTATCTCGGTGAGCAAGCCTTCTGCAAGAAAGAACATTGAAGATAGCGAAAAACAACTTCACCAAGCCGATAGTACAAAGTAA
- a CDS encoding nucleotidyltransferase family protein yields MKNRKYGSTKNLSLIEIKNKINSLPYIKTAFLFGSRASGETHAKSDYDFAFEMEKLPEEHWGMQAKAWMDVCDVLGVKEYDVDIIDISSADSYLKRAIAQNYILLKGDKNDISRLLG; encoded by the coding sequence ATGAAAAACCGCAAATATGGCTCCACGAAAAATCTCTCTTTAATAGAAATAAAGAACAAGATTAATTCTCTGCCTTATATAAAAACTGCATTTTTGTTTGGTTCTCGTGCCTCCGGAGAAACACACGCAAAAAGTGATTATGATTTTGCCTTTGAAATGGAAAAATTACCTGAAGAGCATTGGGGAATGCAGGCTAAAGCATGGATGGATGTGTGTGATGTGCTTGGAGTAAAAGAGTATGATGTAGATATCATCGATATCTCAAGTGCCGATTCGTATCTCAAGCGTGCCATTGCACAAAACTATATCTTGTTAAAAGGAGATAAAAATGACATTTCACGACTACTTGGATAG